The following proteins come from a genomic window of Pararhodobacter sp.:
- the gpmI gene encoding 2,3-bisphosphoglycerate-independent phosphoglycerate mutase: MTQTKRQVKPVVLCILDGWGINPNTEGNAVALANTPNFDRVMATCPHATLTTFGPDVGLPTGQMGNSEVGHTNIGAGRVVAMDLGQIDLAVEDGSFAKNPALQEFITTLQGSGGTAHLMGVVSDGGVHGHINHLKAAVRAITEAGVPVVIHAITDGRDVAPKSAAGYMQDLLADLPEGARVGTVVGRYWAMDRDSRWERVQRAYKAIVRGEGQLAADPLTAIDQAYDAGETDEFIPPTVIDGFAGARGGDGFFCLNFRADRAREILAAVGAPSFNGFHVGHRVKWAMMLGMVDYSVAHIAFMHTAYPKKTIVNTLGHWVAAQGRTQFRLAETEKYPHVTFFLNGGRELPEEGEDRFMPASPKVATYDLQPEMSSAEVTDRFVAAIEHGYDLIVVNYANPDMVGHTGIVAAGIKAVEAVDAGLGRVMAALEAAGGAMLLTADHGNCEMMIDPETGGPHTAHTVNPVPVALIGWPEAVTLNRGRLADVAPTLLEMMGLEQPPEMTGHSLMARG, translated from the coding sequence ATGACCCAGACGAAACGCCAAGTGAAACCCGTCGTACTGTGCATTCTCGATGGCTGGGGGATCAACCCGAACACCGAGGGAAACGCGGTTGCCCTGGCGAATACGCCGAATTTTGACCGGGTGATGGCGACCTGTCCGCATGCCACGTTGACCACCTTTGGCCCCGATGTCGGGCTGCCGACCGGGCAAATGGGCAATTCCGAGGTCGGGCACACCAACATTGGCGCGGGCCGGGTGGTGGCGATGGACCTTGGCCAGATTGATCTGGCGGTCGAGGATGGCTCGTTCGCCAAGAACCCCGCCTTGCAGGAATTCATCACGACGCTGCAAGGCTCTGGCGGCACCGCGCATCTGATGGGCGTGGTGTCGGATGGCGGCGTGCATGGGCATATCAACCACCTGAAAGCCGCCGTGCGCGCGATCACCGAGGCGGGCGTACCGGTGGTGATCCACGCGATCACCGATGGCCGCGACGTCGCGCCAAAATCAGCGGCGGGCTATATGCAGGACCTGTTGGCAGATCTGCCCGAAGGCGCGCGGGTCGGCACCGTGGTCGGGCGCTATTGGGCGATGGACCGCGATTCGCGGTGGGAGCGCGTGCAGCGCGCCTACAAGGCAATTGTGCGCGGCGAGGGGCAACTGGCCGCCGATCCGCTGACGGCCATTGATCAGGCCTATGACGCGGGCGAAACCGACGAGTTCATCCCGCCCACCGTGATCGACGGCTTTGCCGGCGCACGCGGCGGAGACGGGTTCTTTTGCCTCAATTTCCGCGCCGACCGCGCCCGCGAGATCCTCGCCGCCGTCGGTGCGCCCTCGTTCAACGGGTTTCATGTGGGGCACCGGGTGAAATGGGCGATGATGCTGGGCATGGTCGATTACTCGGTGGCGCATATTGCCTTCATGCATACGGCGTATCCCAAAAAGACCATTGTCAACACGCTGGGCCATTGGGTTGCGGCGCAAGGGCGCACGCAATTCCGGCTGGCCGAGACCGAGAAATACCCGCATGTCACGTTTTTCCTGAACGGTGGCCGCGAGTTGCCCGAGGAGGGCGAGGATCGTTTCATGCCCGCCAGCCCCAAGGTTGCGACGTATGATTTGCAGCCCGAGATGTCCTCGGCCGAGGTGACGGATCGGTTTGTCGCGGCAATCGAGCATGGCTATGACCTGATTGTCGTCAATTACGCCAACCCCGATATGGTCGGGCACACCGGCATTGTCGCGGCGGGGATCAAGGCCGTCGAGGCGGTTGACGCGGGGCTTGGCCGGGTCATGGCGGCGCTCGAGGCGGCGGGCGGCGCGATGCTGCTGACCGCCGACCACGGCAATTGCGAGATGATGATCGACCCGGAAACCGGCGGCCCGCACACCGCGCACACCGTCAACCCGGTGCCCGTGGCGCTGAT
- the rlmH gene encoding 23S rRNA (pseudouridine(1915)-N(3))-methyltransferase RlmH — MRLHLCAVGRIRSGPERALIDDYLKRFDRTGRALGLGPVREHEVEDKRGGGMEAEAALLDRACPSGAVRVVLDERGEMMTSPDFAARLARWRDQGAQDLALLIGGADGLAPDLRAGADAALSLGAMVWPHALARVMLAEQLYRAATILAGSPYHRA; from the coding sequence ATGCGGCTGCATCTGTGTGCCGTGGGGCGGATACGGTCCGGCCCCGAACGCGCCTTGATCGACGATTATCTCAAACGGTTTGACCGCACCGGGCGGGCGCTGGGCCTTGGTCCGGTGCGCGAGCATGAGGTCGAGGACAAACGCGGCGGCGGCATGGAGGCCGAAGCGGCCTTGCTGGACCGGGCCTGTCCTTCGGGGGCGGTGCGGGTGGTGCTGGATGAGCGCGGCGAGATGATGACCTCGCCCGACTTTGCCGCGCGTCTGGCCCGCTGGCGTGATCAAGGCGCGCAGGATCTGGCGTTGCTGATTGGCGGGGCGGATGGCTTGGCCCCCGATCTGCGCGCGGGTGCCGATGCTGCGCTGTCACTGGGGGCGATGGTCTGGCCCCATGCTTTGGCGCGGGTGATGCTGGCGGAACAGCTTTACCGCGCCGCAACGATCCTGGCCGGAAGCCCGTATCACCGGGCTTGA
- the rsfS gene encoding ribosome silencing factor, which translates to MQEGSSLSYIDPAASAAPAPKPTAPTYTADDVLALVLQSLDDDKAEDVVQIDLRGRTAMADYMVICSGRSSRQVAAISEKLLVRLKDEFRLTARSEGKETGDWVLLDTGDVVVHIFRPEVREFYQLESMWQVAPDAA; encoded by the coding sequence ATGCAGGAGGGCAGTTCTCTGTCTTACATCGACCCGGCCGCCTCTGCGGCCCCCGCCCCGAAACCCACGGCCCCGACCTATACGGCCGATGACGTTCTGGCACTGGTCCTGCAATCCCTTGACGACGACAAGGCAGAAGACGTCGTGCAGATTGATCTGCGCGGCCGCACTGCCATGGCTGATTACATGGTGATCTGTTCCGGCCGCTCGTCTCGTCAGGTGGCTGCCATTTCCGAAAAGTTGCTGGTTCGGCTGAAAGATGAGTTCCGCCTGACCGCGCGTTCGGAAGGCAAGGAAACCGGCGATTGGGTGCTGCTGGATACGGGCGACGTGGTTGTTCATATCTTCCGCCCCGAAGTGCGCGAGTTCTATCAACTCGAAAGCATGTGGCAGGTGGCGCCGGACGCCGCATAG
- a CDS encoding mechanosensitive ion channel family protein — protein sequence MDSEFQTWINAWLQGAEGFSGEVVTFAQSLLLPYRLMQIGVVLALMPIAWVLGRFIDRRLEAWIRAREGWATWQLRWLIQLRRRLPLVAYVVLIWIAVAVFASLYAFPSRRYLLVLAGTIAAAWLVIGLAGRLVRNRVLRRFVVWGMTIYATLHYLGLSDEASNLLDSFSVEFGDFRLSALTILKALVVTGLLFAGARFLSHTLSRRIRGNEDISPSVQELSIKALQVFLFGAAFFMGLKAVGFDLTGLAVLSGAIGVGLGFGLQKVVSNLVSGIIILMDKSVKPGDVISLGETFGWINTLGARYVSVVTRDGKEYLIPNEDLITGQVVNWSHSSNLVRLDLHFGTSYGDDPHKVRKIAIEAAYGSARVLQEPAAVCHITGFGDSSVDYVLRFWISDPAAGLTNIRGNVYLALWDAFQENGISIPFPQREVRMLGEASAKPAAPPISAD from the coding sequence ATGGATAGTGAATTTCAAACCTGGATCAACGCATGGCTGCAAGGCGCCGAGGGGTTTTCCGGCGAGGTTGTGACCTTTGCCCAAAGCCTGCTGCTGCCCTATCGCCTGATGCAAATCGGGGTGGTGCTGGCGTTGATGCCCATTGCCTGGGTGCTGGGGCGGTTTATTGATCGACGACTCGAGGCGTGGATCCGCGCGCGCGAAGGCTGGGCAACATGGCAATTGCGCTGGCTGATCCAGCTGCGCCGCCGACTGCCGCTGGTGGCCTATGTTGTGCTGATCTGGATCGCCGTGGCCGTGTTCGCGTCGCTCTATGCGTTCCCGTCGCGGCGCTATTTGCTGGTGCTGGCGGGAACGATTGCGGCCGCCTGGCTGGTGATCGGCCTGGCCGGGCGTCTGGTGCGCAATCGTGTGCTGCGGCGCTTCGTGGTCTGGGGCATGACGATCTATGCGACGCTGCATTATCTCGGCCTGAGCGATGAGGCGAGCAATTTGCTCGACAGTTTCTCGGTCGAGTTCGGCGATTTCCGGCTGTCGGCGCTGACCATCCTCAAGGCGCTGGTGGTCACGGGGCTGTTGTTCGCCGGGGCGCGATTCCTCAGCCACACGCTGTCGCGGCGGATTCGCGGCAACGAGGACATCAGCCCCTCGGTGCAGGAACTGTCGATCAAGGCGCTTCAGGTGTTCCTGTTTGGCGCGGCGTTCTTCATGGGCCTCAAGGCGGTGGGCTTTGACCTGACCGGGCTTGCGGTGCTGTCGGGTGCGATTGGCGTGGGCCTTGGGTTTGGCTTGCAAAAAGTGGTGTCGAATCTGGTGTCGGGCATCATCATCCTGATGGATAAATCCGTGAAACCCGGCGACGTGATCAGCCTTGGCGAGACCTTCGGCTGGATCAACACGCTGGGCGCGCGGTATGTGTCGGTGGTGACTCGGGACGGCAAGGAATACCTGATCCCCAACGAGGACCTGATCACCGGGCAGGTGGTGAACTGGTCGCACTCCAGCAATCTGGTGCGGCTGGACCTGCATTTCGGCACGTCTTACGGCGACGACCCGCACAAGGTGCGCAAGATCGCGATCGAGGCGGCCTATGGCTCGGCGCGCGTTTTGCAAGAGCCCGCTGCCGTGTGCCATATCACCGGCTTTGGCGATTCGTCGGTGGACTATGTCTTGCGCTTCTGGATCAGCGACCCGGCGGCGGGTCTGACGAATATTCGCGGAAATGTGTATCTGGCGCTGTGGGATGCGTTCCAGGAAAACGGCATTTCGATCCCCTTCCCGCAGCGCGAGGTGCGGATGCTGGGCGAGGCGTCGGCGAAACCCGCCGCGCCGCCGATCAGCGCCGACTGA
- a CDS encoding HdeD family acid-resistance protein produces the protein MKNSTKLMLLGAVTILFGVIILGNAALASLAVVTLTGGVLLVGGGIQIVAGFSMSSPGGKLFAWLMGALMVFLGWSFLSNPLEGVVSLSMLILILLAAGGVVRIFFAWRARTTSFFWPMLISGVLSVLLAAYVLSIPEATMILLGTLLGVEMLLNGLGAVLFGLFLRRTNI, from the coding sequence ATGAAAAACTCTACCAAGCTGATGTTGCTGGGGGCCGTGACGATCCTGTTCGGGGTCATCATTCTGGGCAATGCCGCGCTGGCCTCGCTGGCCGTGGTCACGCTGACCGGCGGCGTCTTGCTGGTGGGTGGCGGCATCCAGATCGTCGCCGGCTTTTCCATGAGCAGCCCCGGCGGCAAGCTGTTTGCCTGGCTGATGGGCGCGCTGATGGTGTTCCTCGGCTGGTCGTTCCTGTCAAACCCGCTGGAGGGCGTGGTGTCGCTGTCGATGCTGATCCTGATCCTGCTGGCCGCGGGCGGCGTCGTGCGGATCTTCTTTGCCTGGCGGGCGCGCACCACCTCGTTTTTCTGGCCGATGCTGATCTCGGGCGTGCTGTCGGTCCTGTTGGCCGCCTATGTCCTCAGCATCCCCGAGGCGACGATGATCCTGCTGGGCACCTTGCTGGGCGTTGAAATGCTGCTCAACGGTCTGGGCGCGGTGCTGTTCGGCCTGTTCCTGCGCCGCACCAACATCTGA
- a CDS encoding HupE/UreJ family protein — protein sequence MRFSNMVWHKVVHFAAVSILFISFGAFSVHAHEIDPAISDIQVTQDRVSIDMQVSLEPILAQVDLSVQVDTAQAPEAEVYDRFRALPPAELRAALDAEWSRIASQIFIEVAGARLLPDLVAAQIPEVGDFEVARTSTLTIAAELPAGDAPLRFGWAEPYGELVVRQVGGGDDAYTAFLSGGEMTEPLPRLEIRTESGWSVFARYIGVGFEHIVPLGLDHILFVLGLFFFSLHLRPILFQVTAFTAAHTITLALASLGIVTLSASIVEPLIAASIVYVGVENLRGRGNVKARTALVFVFGLLHGLGFASVLGDFGISASSFVGALLGFNLGVEIAQLALILVAFLLVLLAARLARIAPLPEDEQPVRDVQVMYRAVSVVGSILISVIGAWWTIERVFF from the coding sequence ATGAGATTTTCCAATATGGTTTGGCATAAGGTGGTGCATTTCGCCGCCGTTTCAATTTTATTCATCAGTTTTGGCGCATTCAGCGTTCACGCTCACGAGATCGACCCGGCGATTTCCGATATTCAGGTGACGCAGGACCGGGTGAGCATCGACATGCAGGTGTCGCTGGAACCGATCCTGGCGCAGGTGGATCTGTCGGTGCAGGTGGATACGGCGCAGGCCCCCGAGGCCGAGGTCTATGACCGTTTCCGCGCGCTGCCGCCTGCGGAACTCCGCGCGGCGCTGGATGCGGAGTGGTCGCGCATTGCATCGCAGATTTTCATCGAGGTGGCGGGCGCGCGGCTGTTGCCGGACCTGGTTGCGGCGCAGATCCCCGAGGTTGGCGATTTCGAGGTGGCGCGGACCTCGACCCTCACCATCGCGGCGGAGTTGCCAGCGGGCGATGCGCCGCTGCGGTTTGGCTGGGCGGAACCTTATGGCGAGCTGGTGGTGCGGCAGGTGGGCGGCGGCGATGACGCCTATACCGCGTTCCTGTCGGGCGGCGAGATGACCGAGCCCTTGCCGCGCCTCGAGATCAGGACCGAAAGCGGCTGGTCGGTGTTTGCCCGCTATATCGGCGTAGGGTTTGAACATATCGTGCCGCTGGGCCTCGATCATATCCTGTTCGTGCTGGGGCTGTTCTTCTTCTCGCTGCACCTGCGGCCGATCCTGTTTCAGGTGACGGCCTTCACGGCGGCGCACACCATCACGCTGGCGCTGGCGAGCCTTGGCATTGTGACCCTCTCGGCCAGTATCGTCGAGCCGTTGATCGCGGCGTCGATTGTTTATGTCGGTGTCGAGAACCTGCGCGGGCGCGGCAATGTCAAAGCCCGCACGGCGCTGGTGTTCGTGTTCGGCCTGCTGCACGGGCTGGGGTTTGCCAGCGTGTTGGGCGATTTCGGGATTTCCGCCAGCAGTTTTGTCGGCGCGTTGCTGGGGTTCAACCTGGGCGTGGAGATCGCGCAACTGGCGCTGATCCTTGTGGCGTTCCTTCTGGTCTTGCTGGCGGCGCGACTGGCGCGGATTGCGCCCTTGCCCGAGGATGAGCAGCCGGTGCGCGACGTGCAGGTGATGTACCGCGCGGTGTCGGTGGTGGGGTCGATCCTGATCAGTGTGATCGGCGCCTGGTGGACCATCGAGCGGGTGTTCTTTTAA
- a CDS encoding DUF4198 domain-containing protein — translation MPTPIRVLLSLYLTLFTALPSAAHEFWIDPHDFSIATDEPLIADLRVGQNFEGTALSYIERNFTRFELAVGDSLQPVTGRLGDRPAVQIAAHPEGLGIVLYETTDSFVDYDDWSRFVSFVEHKAFPETLARHAERGLPETGFTEVYTRHVKSLIAIGAGAGQDHAFGLRTEFVALANPYTDDLSAGFPVQLLLDGAPRANVQVELWDRAPDDSVTVTVHHTDDTGQATLPVQPGHVYMVDAVTMLETDPLIAPRNAVWMSLWAALTFAVPAR, via the coding sequence ATGCCCACTCCCATTCGCGTTCTGCTCAGCCTTTACTTGACGCTGTTTACCGCCCTGCCAAGTGCAGCGCATGAATTTTGGATCGATCCGCATGATTTTTCCATCGCGACTGACGAACCGCTGATCGCCGATCTGCGCGTCGGCCAGAATTTCGAGGGCACCGCGCTCTCTTATATCGAGCGCAATTTCACCCGGTTCGAGCTGGCCGTGGGCGACAGCCTGCAACCCGTCACCGGGCGCCTCGGCGACCGCCCCGCCGTGCAGATCGCCGCGCACCCCGAGGGGTTGGGCATCGTGCTGTATGAGACCACCGACAGCTTCGTCGATTACGATGACTGGTCGCGCTTTGTCAGCTTTGTCGAGCACAAGGCCTTTCCCGAGACCCTCGCCCGCCACGCCGAACGCGGGCTGCCCGAAACCGGATTTACCGAGGTTTACACCCGCCATGTCAAAAGCCTGATCGCGATTGGCGCCGGCGCGGGGCAGGACCACGCCTTTGGCCTGCGCACCGAGTTTGTGGCCCTCGCCAACCCCTATACCGACGACCTGAGCGCCGGGTTCCCGGTGCAGTTGCTGCTCGACGGTGCGCCGCGCGCCAATGTGCAGGTGGAACTGTGGGACCGCGCGCCCGATGATAGCGTCACCGTCACCGTGCATCACACCGACGACACCGGTCAGGCGACACTGCCGGTTCAGCCGGGGCACGTTTATATGGTCGATGCTGTCACCATGCTGGAAACCGACCCCCTGATCGCCCCGCGCAACGCCGTCTGGATGTCGCTTTGGGCCGCGCTGACTTTCGCGGTTCCGGCGCGCTGA
- the leuD gene encoding 3-isopropylmalate dehydratase small subunit, with amino-acid sequence MEKFTKLTGIAAPMPLVNIDTDMIIPKGFLKTIKRSGLGVNLFDEMRYDRQGNEIADFVLNKPQYREAEILVAGDNFGCGSSREHAPWALLDFGIRCVISTSFADIFYNNCFKNGILPVVLPREAVDHLMDDATKGANARLTVNLEDQVVTASDGTQFPFEVDAFKKHCLLNGLDDIGLTLEKVSAIDAFESANKTRFPWL; translated from the coding sequence ATGGAAAAATTCACCAAACTCACCGGGATCGCGGCACCGATGCCGCTGGTCAACATCGACACCGACATGATCATCCCAAAGGGATTCCTGAAAACGATCAAGCGGTCGGGTCTGGGCGTGAATCTGTTCGACGAGATGCGCTATGATCGCCAGGGCAACGAGATCGCCGATTTCGTGCTGAACAAGCCCCAATACCGCGAGGCCGAGATTCTGGTCGCGGGCGACAATTTCGGCTGCGGCTCGTCGCGCGAACATGCCCCGTGGGCCTTGCTCGATTTCGGCATTCGCTGCGTGATCTCGACCAGCTTCGCCGATATTTTCTACAACAACTGCTTCAAGAACGGCATTCTGCCGGTCGTGCTGCCGCGTGAGGCGGTCGATCACCTGATGGACGACGCCACCAAAGGTGCGAACGCCCGCCTGACCGTCAATCTGGAGGATCAGGTCGTCACCGCCTCCGACGGCACCCAATTCCCGTTCGAGGTCGATGCCTTCAAGAAGCACTGCCTGCTGAACGGTCTGGACGATATCGGGCTGACTTTGGAAAAAGTCTCTGCAATTGATGCGTTTGAGTCCGCGAACAAAACACGGTTCCCCTGGCTCTGA
- a CDS encoding endonuclease/exonuclease/phosphatase family protein, translating to MLCGLATPLAAQSSLRLALYHTGLGRDGPGILLRDIRRDVADVVTARDAITALAPDILVLLDMDWDLEAITLDAFAEGLAAAGHAMPHRFNPRPNAGMATGLDLDGDGRFGTADDAQGWARFAGSGGMALLSRWPIDTARLTDHTAFLWRDLPDARLPQRNGQAFPNAAVFDVQRLASVAAWEVPVRVGEHALTVMAYHAGPPAFGGAENRNFNRNADETAFWRYRLDGRLGPPPTAPFVLMGDANLDPDGGDGNHAEIRALLTHPALQDPRPLGSSPVDGAQSPVTAHWPDGPGALRVEYALPSAALRVLASGLIWPSDEARHAIVWLDIAWPP from the coding sequence GTGCTGTGCGGCCTTGCGACCCCGCTGGCCGCACAATCCAGCCTGCGGCTGGCGCTCTATCACACCGGACTTGGCCGGGATGGTCCCGGCATACTGCTGCGCGACATTCGCCGCGATGTTGCGGATGTGGTGACCGCGCGCGACGCGATCACCGCGCTCGCCCCGGATATCCTCGTCTTGCTCGATATGGATTGGGATCTGGAAGCCATCACCCTCGACGCATTCGCCGAGGGGCTGGCGGCGGCGGGCCACGCCATGCCGCACCGCTTCAACCCGCGCCCCAACGCCGGGATGGCGACGGGCCTCGACCTTGACGGCGACGGGCGGTTCGGCACGGCGGATGATGCGCAGGGATGGGCGCGGTTCGCCGGATCGGGCGGCATGGCGCTGTTGTCACGCTGGCCCATCGACACCGCGCGACTGACGGATCACACCGCGTTCCTCTGGCGCGACTTGCCGGATGCCCGATTGCCGCAGCGAAACGGGCAAGCCTTCCCCAACGCGGCCGTATTCGACGTGCAGCGCCTCGCGTCGGTCGCGGCATGGGAGGTGCCGGTGCGGGTGGGGGAACACGCGCTGACCGTCATGGCCTATCACGCGGGGCCGCCTGCCTTTGGCGGCGCGGAAAACCGGAATTTCAACCGCAACGCCGACGAAACCGCGTTCTGGCGGTACCGCCTCGATGGCCGCCTTGGCCCGCCGCCCACCGCGCCCTTTGTGCTGATGGGCGACGCAAACCTCGACCCGGACGGCGGCGACGGCAATCACGCCGAGATACGCGCCCTGCTGACTCATCCGGCATTGCAAGACCCTCGCCCCCTGGGTTCCTCGCCGGTTGATGGCGCGCAAAGCCCGGTAACCGCGCATTGGCCTGATGGTCCCGGCGCGCTGCGCGTGGAATACGCCCTGCCCTCGGCGGCGCTGCGCGTGCTGGCCTCCGGCCTGATCTGGCCCAGCGACGAGGCGCGCCATGCCATCGTCTGGCTCGACATCGCCTGGCCACCCTGA
- a CDS encoding HlyD family efflux transporter periplasmic adaptor subunit has product MAWARRLTMVGAGAVLVGGLVWALWPQPAAVDLAQVSRGPMQVTIAAEGITRVREPYAIAAPISGMVERSPVHVGDPVVEGETVLAVIRPAEPGLMDARSRAQAEAAVTEAEAALALSETNFRRAVSGLSNAQIALERARALAAAGTISQRAREDAEHGFTAASQALAAARSERDLQSATLARARAQLLTSADFPDSGGALSILAPHSGTVLNIADLSSRPVVAGAALLSIGDLRDLEIEIDLLSSDAVRVEVDAPALVERWGGDNVLEAVVRRIEPAAFTRVSALGIEEQRVRLVLDFTQGAETRPGVGRPVSRLCARGHLAKRRRVASAAERAVSACGGLGGIPRD; this is encoded by the coding sequence ATGGCCTGGGCACGGCGATTGACAATGGTAGGGGCGGGCGCGGTGCTGGTCGGCGGGTTGGTCTGGGCACTGTGGCCGCAGCCCGCAGCCGTCGATCTGGCGCAGGTCAGCCGCGGCCCGATGCAGGTGACGATTGCCGCGGAAGGGATCACGCGGGTGCGCGAACCCTATGCGATTGCCGCGCCGATCTCGGGGATGGTCGAGCGCTCGCCGGTGCATGTGGGCGACCCGGTGGTCGAGGGCGAGACCGTGCTGGCGGTGATCCGGCCCGCAGAGCCGGGGTTGATGGACGCCCGCAGCCGCGCCCAGGCCGAAGCCGCCGTGACCGAGGCCGAAGCGGCGCTGGCGCTGTCGGAAACCAACTTTCGGCGCGCTGTATCGGGGTTGAGCAACGCGCAAATCGCGCTGGAGCGCGCGCGGGCCCTGGCGGCGGCGGGCACCATCTCGCAACGGGCGCGCGAGGATGCCGAACACGGTTTCACCGCCGCCTCGCAGGCGTTGGCCGCCGCGCGATCCGAGCGGGATTTGCAAAGCGCAACGCTGGCACGGGCGCGGGCGCAATTGCTGACCTCGGCGGATTTCCCGGATTCCGGCGGCGCGCTGTCGATCCTTGCGCCGCATTCGGGGACGGTTTTGAACATTGCAGACCTGTCCTCGCGGCCCGTGGTCGCGGGGGCGGCGTTGCTGTCGATCGGCGATCTGCGCGATCTTGAGATCGAGATTGACCTGCTGTCGTCGGATGCCGTGCGCGTCGAGGTCGACGCGCCCGCGCTGGTCGAACGGTGGGGCGGCGACAACGTTCTGGAGGCCGTGGTGCGGCGCATCGAGCCGGCGGCGTTTACCCGCGTGTCCGCGCTTGGCATCGAGGAGCAGCGCGTGCGGTTGGTCCTCGATTTCACGCAAGGCGCCGAGACACGGCCAGGGGTTGGGCGACCGGTTTCGCGTCTTTGTGCGCGTGGTCACCTGGCAAAGCGACGACGTGTTGCAAGTGCCGCAGAGCGCGCTGTTTCGGCGTGCGGGGGGCTGGGCGGTATTCCGCGCGATTGA